Part of the Thermococcus barossii genome is shown below.
ATGGCGAGGCTCTCCTTTATGAGGAGCGCGTTGGCAGTGTCGATTATATCGTTGGAAGTGGCACCCAGGTGGACGTACTTTCCGTGTTCACCGCAGACCTCGCTTAGGGCCTTGACGATGGCCATTATGTCGTGGTGTATCTCCGCTTCTATTTCTTTGACGCGCCCGAGCTTAACCCACGCTGTGTTTGCCCTCTCGGAGATGACCCGTGCACTTTCTTCCGGAATATTGCCCACCTTCGCGTGGGCCCTCGCGAGTGCTGCCTCGACATCGAGAAGCTTTTGAAGCTTGTTCTCCTCGTCCCAGATGCGCCTCATTTCCTCGCTCCCATAACGATAATCGATCGGGTGAACGGCCATCTTATCACCAGGTCTATGGCAATTTTTGAACCTTAAAACCTTTCGCTTTGACACAAACTTGCAGGAGCATGCATGAACATTCAATTAATCCGTTAAAGCCACAGGATTGTCCAATAAAGCCTGGAAAATACCGAAAAGTATTTAACCAAAATCTCACGACAGGTTAACGACAAAATTCCGGAGGTGCCAAAGATGGCAGAGGAGCATGTCGTCTACATCGGAAAGAAGCCGGTTATGAACTACGTCCTCGCCGTGATAACCCAGTTCAACGAGGGCGCCAAGGAGGTCAGCGTTAAGGCTCGCGGTAGGGCCATCAGCAGGGCCGTCGACGTCGCCGAGATCGTCAGGAACAGGTTCCTCCCAGAGGTCAGGGTCAAGGAGATCAAGATCGGTACCGAGGAGCTCCCGACTGCCGATGGCAGGACCGCCAACACCTCGACCATCGAGATCATCCTCGAGAAGCCGTGAATTTAGCTTCCTTTCCTTTTACTCTCACGCCCTTCTGATGACTTCAAGCAGGCTTGAAGCTGTGAAAAGCTTTAATACGTCCGTGCCCTATTCTTCCCAGGTGGCGCCTCTTGGACTATGAAACGATAGACATCCACGACGAGAGGGCGAAGGAGCTTGCTCAGATCCTGATGAATGAAAAAGCGATAACCATCCTCCACTTGGTGGAAGACCGGGCGCTC
Proteins encoded:
- the albA gene encoding DNA-binding protein Alba, whose translation is MAEEHVVYIGKKPVMNYVLAVITQFNEGAKEVSVKARGRAISRAVDVAEIVRNRFLPEVRVKEIKIGTEELPTADGRTANTSTIEIILEKP